The following are encoded together in the Ralstonia insidiosa genome:
- a CDS encoding antibiotic biosynthesis monooxygenase gives MSSTTINPQSIVTSVIVHEVAPDAVQEYEAWLADIRVACEAFPGYLSTDVIRPVSPSREYATILRFADFESLSAWMESDVRHRFIERMQSSLQRGDRYEIKTGLDFWFTPKSTPVKVPTAWKQWLVTWSAIFPLSIVVPWVVVPVLSHLGLAHDSIIHKAAVTAGIVFLMVYVVMPRYTRLVASWLFR, from the coding sequence ATGAGCTCGACCACCATCAATCCACAGAGCATTGTTACGAGCGTCATCGTTCACGAAGTCGCGCCCGATGCTGTCCAAGAATACGAAGCCTGGCTTGCGGACATTCGTGTCGCCTGCGAAGCGTTTCCCGGCTATCTCAGCACCGACGTGATCCGTCCGGTCAGCCCCAGCCGGGAGTACGCGACGATTCTCCGTTTTGCCGATTTCGAGAGCCTCAGCGCGTGGATGGAGTCTGATGTCCGCCACCGTTTTATCGAACGGATGCAATCGTCGCTGCAGCGGGGTGATCGCTATGAAATCAAGACCGGCCTCGATTTCTGGTTCACACCGAAAAGCACGCCGGTTAAGGTGCCGACCGCTTGGAAGCAATGGCTGGTTACGTGGAGCGCGATCTTTCCGCTCAGCATCGTCGTGCCATGGGTCGTTGTCCCGGTACTCTCGCACCTGGGCTTGGCGCACGATTCGATCATCCACAAGGCTGCTGTGACTGCAGGGATCGTGTTCCTGATGGTCTACGTGGTGATGCCGCGCTATACGCGGCTGGTGGCGTCGTGGTTGTTCAGGTGA
- a CDS encoding hydrolase — MPTLPLLEPADCALILVDEQAGLAFAAGSQDPQILRSNGLAVAKTAIAFDVPVVVSTSASKVYSGPLMPAFRDVLPDVTPIERRNMNLWEDNAARAAIAATGKRTLIIAGLLTEACVSFPVLSALSEGYQVHVVADACGGLTPTSHDLALRRMASAGAVMTSWLQLLLEFQRDWTRHETYEKARAIVVEHGGGYGTGLAYARDMIKPT, encoded by the coding sequence ATGCCCACGCTACCGTTGCTCGAACCCGCCGATTGTGCGTTGATTCTCGTTGATGAACAGGCAGGCCTTGCTTTCGCTGCAGGCTCTCAAGACCCGCAGATTTTGCGCAGTAACGGTCTTGCGGTCGCAAAGACGGCAATCGCCTTTGACGTGCCGGTTGTAGTCTCCACTTCTGCCTCGAAGGTATACAGCGGCCCGTTGATGCCGGCGTTTCGCGACGTGTTGCCCGACGTTACGCCTATCGAACGTCGCAACATGAATCTCTGGGAGGATAACGCAGCACGTGCCGCGATCGCGGCGACCGGCAAGCGCACCCTGATCATCGCGGGCCTGCTGACCGAGGCCTGTGTGAGCTTTCCTGTGCTCTCAGCGCTATCCGAGGGGTATCAGGTTCACGTCGTCGCCGACGCGTGCGGTGGGCTGACACCCACAAGCCATGACCTTGCATTGCGACGGATGGCTTCCGCCGGTGCGGTCATGACTTCATGGCTCCAACTCCTTCTCGAATTCCAAAGAGACTGGACCCGTCATGAGACCTACGAAAAGGCCCGGGCGATCGTGGTGGAGCATGGCGGCGGATATGGCACTGGCCTCGCCTATGCACGGGACATGATCAAACCGACGTGA
- a CDS encoding hydrolase, translating into MTNAKLEVLTPHNSQLIFIDHQPQMAFGVQSMDRQTMKNNVVGLAKAAKIFDIPTTITTVESEAFSGYTYPELLDVFPGKPTLERSSMNSWDDQKVRDALAANGRKKVIVAGLWTEVCNTTFALSAMLEGDYEIYMVADASGGTSKEAHDYAMQRMVQAGVVPVTWQQVLLEWQRDWKNRDTYDAVMKVAKEHSGAYGMGVDYAYTMVHKAEQRTATRHESLAPVHAPVIER; encoded by the coding sequence ATGACCAACGCCAAGCTCGAAGTTCTGACCCCGCACAACAGCCAACTCATCTTCATCGACCATCAGCCCCAGATGGCCTTCGGCGTCCAATCGATGGACCGTCAGACCATGAAGAACAACGTGGTTGGCTTGGCCAAAGCAGCCAAAATCTTCGACATCCCGACCACCATCACCACGGTCGAATCGGAGGCGTTTTCAGGCTATACCTACCCCGAACTGCTCGACGTGTTCCCTGGCAAGCCGACGCTTGAACGCTCCTCGATGAACTCCTGGGACGACCAGAAGGTGCGGGACGCTTTGGCTGCCAATGGCCGCAAGAAGGTGATCGTCGCTGGCCTCTGGACCGAGGTCTGCAACACCACCTTCGCGCTGTCCGCAATGCTCGAAGGCGACTACGAGATTTACATGGTGGCCGATGCCTCGGGCGGCACTAGCAAGGAAGCACACGACTATGCGATGCAGCGCATGGTGCAAGCCGGCGTAGTGCCGGTGACCTGGCAGCAGGTGCTGCTGGAATGGCAGCGCGATTGGAAGAACCGCGACACGTACGACGCGGTGATGAAGGTGGCCAAGGAACACTCTGGCGCCTACGGCATGGGCGTGGACTATGCCTACACGATGGTCCACAAGGCTGAGCAACGTACCGCCACCAGGCACGAATCGCTAGCGCCGGTACACGCGCCGGTCATTGAGCGCTAA
- a CDS encoding OsmC family protein: protein MTHGTAHIGSTPYRTDIVVGGHAITADEPPALGGQGVGPAPYDLLLASLGACTAITLKMYAARKEWPLESLDVSLRLVGIDDRRIERTLSIVGLDEKQKARLAEVAERTPVTLTLKSGLPIDTHLA, encoded by the coding sequence ATGACCCACGGCACTGCGCATATCGGATCGACGCCCTATCGCACGGACATCGTTGTAGGCGGCCATGCAATCACTGCCGACGAACCTCCGGCTTTGGGAGGCCAAGGCGTTGGACCTGCCCCGTACGACCTGTTGCTCGCAAGCTTGGGGGCGTGCACAGCGATTACGCTCAAGATGTATGCCGCCCGCAAGGAGTGGCCTCTCGAATCGCTCGACGTCTCCCTGCGGCTCGTCGGAATCGACGATCGGCGGATCGAGCGAACGCTCTCCATCGTGGGTCTTGACGAGAAACAGAAGGCCCGGCTTGCGGAGGTTGCCGAGCGCACGCCCGTTACCCTGACGTTGAAGTCCGGGCTGCCGATCGACACGCATCTGGCGTGA
- a CDS encoding cupin domain-containing protein, translating into MQLVRFSDAPSYEAPGHMHMAMRQIQGRAAGKTDSVWMGVSIIQPGGGTTLTASPVEKFYVVLEGTLQISTMGDAGSSVTQLHPFDSIRIEPGEARQLLNESGEPCTVLLVMPNP; encoded by the coding sequence ATGCAACTGGTTCGATTCTCCGATGCCCCAAGCTACGAGGCGCCCGGGCACATGCACATGGCGATGCGTCAGATTCAGGGGCGCGCAGCCGGCAAGACCGACTCGGTATGGATGGGCGTCTCGATCATCCAGCCCGGCGGCGGCACCACGCTGACGGCCTCTCCGGTCGAGAAGTTTTATGTCGTTCTCGAAGGGACGCTACAGATCTCAACCATGGGCGATGCGGGCAGTTCGGTCACGCAGTTGCATCCGTTCGATTCGATACGCATCGAGCCGGGGGAAGCCAGGCAGCTTCTCAACGAGTCCGGCGAACCTTGCACGGTGTTGCTGGTGATGCCCAACCCGTAA